Proteins from one Thioflavicoccus mobilis 8321 genomic window:
- a CDS encoding type II secretion system F family protein codes for MPRFQYRAVKPDGEVVEGDLEAVDEAAVVKYLQASGLIPIQARSGGRWWRTFLGRRTVRRLSPAEIGIVTRQLATLLEAGLTLDRSLQILVDLTSEEHLVAVLNDVQSRVRGGATFSSALEAQDGQFPRLYVNMVRAGEASGALDAVLGRLADYLERSAELRSTITSALYYPMILLFVAGFSVIALLVWVVPQFTVLFEDMGAALPLPTQVVVNVGDAFRSYWWAMLSGVALAALAIERLVQRPDVRARLDHWLLDMPLFGDLVWKLETARFSRTLSTLLANGLPLLTALNLAKEVVANHKLSGLLSEASEDLKRGRGLAEPLGRRGALPQLALQMIRVGEESGSLDGMLGKVAQVYDQETRASVQRLLTLLEPLLIIGLGVIVAGIIVSILMAILGANELVF; via the coding sequence AGGCGGCCGTCGTCAAATACCTGCAAGCCTCTGGCCTGATCCCGATCCAGGCGCGTTCCGGCGGCCGATGGTGGCGCACCTTCCTCGGGCGGCGGACGGTGCGGCGTCTGAGTCCGGCCGAGATCGGTATCGTCACGCGCCAGCTCGCGACCCTGCTGGAGGCTGGTCTGACCCTCGACCGTTCGCTCCAGATCCTGGTCGATCTGACGAGCGAAGAACACCTCGTGGCGGTTCTCAACGACGTCCAGTCACGGGTGCGGGGGGGTGCTACTTTCTCCAGCGCCCTCGAGGCCCAGGACGGCCAGTTCCCGCGTCTCTACGTCAACATGGTCCGCGCCGGCGAGGCGAGCGGAGCGCTCGATGCCGTCCTCGGACGCCTGGCCGACTACCTGGAACGCAGCGCCGAGTTGCGCAGCACCATCACCTCGGCCCTTTACTATCCTATGATCCTGTTGTTCGTGGCCGGTTTTTCGGTTATCGCCTTGCTGGTCTGGGTGGTGCCGCAGTTCACCGTGCTGTTCGAGGACATGGGTGCGGCCTTGCCTCTGCCGACGCAGGTCGTCGTCAATGTCGGCGATGCCTTTCGCAGCTACTGGTGGGCCATGTTGAGCGGTGTCGCCTTGGCTGCGCTGGCGATCGAGCGCCTGGTCCAGAGACCCGACGTGCGTGCGCGTCTCGACCACTGGTTGCTCGACATGCCGCTGTTCGGCGACCTCGTCTGGAAGCTCGAGACGGCACGCTTCAGCCGCACCCTATCGACGCTTCTCGCCAACGGCTTGCCGCTGCTCACGGCACTCAACCTCGCCAAGGAGGTCGTCGCCAACCACAAGCTGTCCGGGTTGTTGAGCGAGGCCAGCGAGGATCTCAAGCGCGGCCGCGGTCTCGCCGAGCCGCTCGGCCGGCGAGGCGCGCTACCGCAGCTCGCGCTGCAGATGATCCGCGTCGGCGAGGAATCGGGCAGCCTGGATGGGATGCTCGGCAAGGTCGCTCAGGTCTACGACCAGGAAACTCGGGCCAGTGTCCAGCGCCTGCTGACCCTGCTCGAACCGCTTCTGATCATCGGCCTCGGTGTCATCGTCGCCGGCATCATCGTGTCGATCCTGATGGCGATCCTCGGGGCCAATGAGTTGGTCTTCTGA